A genomic segment from Roseibium algicola encodes:
- a CDS encoding cold-shock protein — translation MRENGTIKFFNHDRGFGFITPENGSKDVFVHITAFEQAGIGTPVEGAKISFVAEDDRRGRGKQAAQLELL, via the coding sequence ATGCGCGAGAACGGCACCATTAAATTCTTCAACCATGACCGTGGCTTTGGCTTCATCACTCCGGAAAACGGTTCCAAGGACGTTTTCGTCCACATCACCGCATTCGAGCAGGCCGGTATCGGAACGCCCGTCGAAGGCGCGAAGATCTCCTTCGTTGCTGAAGACGACCGTCGCGGCCGCGGCAAGCAGGCAGCTCAGCTCGAGCTGCTCTAA
- a CDS encoding BA14K family protein, producing the protein MFKKFAVTASALALVAGVTLTSQATPAHAAKGWQVGVGVASGLAAGAILGSALSQPRYVAPPPAYYPAPPAYYPAPAPAPVIYRPAPWSPAWYNYCSRKYRSFNPNTGYFLSYSGQYRFCQ; encoded by the coding sequence ATGTTCAAGAAGTTTGCAGTTACCGCCTCTGCGCTGGCTCTTGTTGCCGGCGTCACACTGACCTCTCAGGCCACACCCGCACATGCCGCCAAGGGCTGGCAGGTCGGTGTCGGCGTCGCCAGCGGCCTTGCCGCCGGCGCGATCCTCGGGTCAGCACTTTCCCAACCGCGTTATGTCGCTCCGCCCCCGGCCTACTATCCGGCCCCACCGGCCTACTATCCGGCACCGGCTCCGGCCCCGGTCATCTACCGTCCGGCTCCGTGGAGCCCGGCCTGGTACAATTACTGCAGCCGCAAGTATCGTTCGTTCAATCCGAACACCGGCTACTTCCTGTCCTATTCCGGACAGTACCGCTTCTGCCAGTAA
- a CDS encoding YaiI/YqxD family protein, whose translation MTVLYIDADACPVKDEAVRVGERHNVEIKFVSNSWMRLPEGDLIERVVVPEGPDEADNWIAERAVAGDVVVTADVPLAARCVKAGALVIGPTGKPFREDAIGMRLAMRDLNTHLREIGEIRESGPGFTKADRSRFLNQLETTMRAAKRMLA comes from the coding sequence ATGACCGTGCTCTACATCGACGCCGATGCCTGTCCGGTCAAGGACGAAGCCGTTCGCGTGGGCGAGCGCCACAATGTTGAGATCAAGTTCGTTTCCAACAGCTGGATGCGGCTTCCCGAAGGCGATCTGATCGAGCGGGTTGTCGTTCCTGAAGGGCCGGACGAAGCCGACAACTGGATCGCGGAACGTGCGGTGGCGGGTGATGTTGTGGTGACGGCCGATGTGCCGCTTGCGGCACGCTGTGTGAAGGCGGGCGCTCTTGTCATCGGTCCGACAGGCAAGCCGTTTCGCGAGGATGCCATCGGCATGCGCCTTGCCATGCGGGATCTCAACACGCATCTGCGTGAAATAGGCGAGATCCGCGAAAGCGGGCCTGGCTTCACCAAGGCCGACAGATCGCGCTTTCTGAACCAGCTTGAGACCACCATGCGCGCGGCAAAGCGAATGTTGGCCTGA
- a CDS encoding NAD(P)/FAD-dependent oxidoreductase, whose protein sequence is MFDVLIAGAGPAGLFAAERLSENGYSVVVIDRMPSPARKFLMAGRGGLNLTHSEDLTAFLARYRQAQPFLAPLIQEFPPETLRRWCEDLGEETFVGSSGRVFPKSMKASPLLRAWLRRLDANGVRLLTRHALCAIEGDGPLQLRARDETAAEDTAGEGALQSLTARACLLTMGGASWPKLGSNAAWVPMLEERGVRINRFQPANCGFQTGWSDFLKERFAGTPLKRIALSHAGKRVQGEAVLTAQGLEGGAVYALSAELRETINETGSATLHIDLRPQAGIDELAAKLSRPRGKQSAATFLKKVLRLSPVEMALLREAGDVPSDPESLARCIKAVPVVLDAPYSIDRAISSAGGIALDELDEGMMLKKMPGIFAAGEMLDWEAPTGGYLLQACFATGARAATGIAAFLQSSKGEQTT, encoded by the coding sequence ATGTTCGACGTCCTGATTGCCGGTGCCGGTCCGGCCGGCCTCTTTGCTGCGGAGCGCCTGTCCGAAAACGGGTATAGCGTTGTGGTTATCGACCGCATGCCCTCGCCAGCGCGCAAGTTCCTGATGGCTGGGCGAGGCGGCCTGAACCTGACCCACAGCGAAGACCTGACCGCGTTCCTCGCGCGCTACCGGCAGGCCCAACCCTTTTTGGCGCCCTTGATCCAGGAATTTCCGCCCGAAACGCTGCGGCGCTGGTGCGAAGACCTTGGCGAAGAAACCTTTGTCGGCAGCAGCGGACGGGTTTTCCCGAAATCCATGAAGGCGTCCCCCTTACTGCGCGCCTGGCTGCGCCGGCTCGATGCCAATGGCGTCCGCCTGCTGACCCGGCATGCACTTTGTGCCATTGAAGGAGACGGACCGCTTCAACTCAGGGCACGGGATGAAACTGCCGCCGAAGACACTGCAGGTGAAGGCGCCCTGCAATCCCTCACTGCACGTGCCTGCCTTCTGACCATGGGTGGTGCAAGCTGGCCGAAGCTCGGTTCCAACGCCGCGTGGGTGCCGATGCTGGAAGAGCGCGGTGTTCGCATCAACCGGTTCCAGCCGGCAAATTGCGGCTTTCAGACCGGCTGGAGCGATTTCCTGAAAGAGCGGTTTGCCGGTACGCCGCTCAAACGTATCGCCCTGTCCCATGCCGGTAAAAGGGTGCAAGGGGAGGCGGTCTTGACGGCTCAGGGCCTTGAAGGTGGTGCCGTCTACGCCTTGTCCGCCGAACTGCGCGAAACAATCAACGAGACCGGTTCGGCGACACTGCACATCGATCTGCGGCCGCAGGCCGGAATTGACGAACTGGCAGCGAAACTCTCAAGACCCCGGGGCAAGCAGTCTGCAGCCACGTTCCTCAAGAAGGTCCTTCGGCTGAGCCCCGTTGAAATGGCGCTGCTGCGCGAAGCCGGCGATGTTCCTTCCGATCCGGAAAGCCTCGCACGCTGCATCAAGGCCGTTCCCGTTGTTCTGGACGCGCCCTATTCCATCGACCGGGCGATCTCTTCCGCCGGAGGCATCGCGCTGGACGAACTGGACGAAGGCATGATGCTAAAGAAGATGCCGGGCATCTTTGCCGCGGGTGAAATGCTGGACTGGGAAGCGCCGACAGGCGGTTACCTGCTTCAGGCGTGTTTTGCGACAGGTGCCAGGGCAGCAACCGGCATCGCGGCCTTTCTCCAAAGCTCGAAAGGAGAGCAAACAACATGA
- a CDS encoding HD domain-containing phosphohydrolase: MEKGTDLVVVADPDKDVQAGFERLFGSHMRVACFSETEAALQFLKQNHGTAVIFSCFNLPGRGGTAFLRAAETIAPQAARVMLTRENSADAIKKTLNEAHAFMYLEKPCQSTDLASAMETALSHHFQLAKDRALLERTLAGSVKLLIDMLALFHPEAFRRTSTVRKQALRLAKRLGMKKTWELEMSVMLSPLGEALLPKQILARYRAARGLTEQERNILDRAPDQTRDLLKNIPQLEKVSEYLFLSGRGFDGSGFPKDGPTGKEIPMIARILKLLTDLWYASPESGPDAAAFEALTINKRKYDPMLLELAKETLMDDVPEARKKLVAECYIRSLRPGDVLIDDALTETGHELVLSRGHMLTPTTIRRLEHFHQAAGVRQPIRVERHSAPEEALIDTA; encoded by the coding sequence ATGGAAAAAGGCACGGACCTGGTAGTCGTTGCCGATCCGGACAAGGACGTTCAGGCAGGCTTTGAACGCCTGTTCGGCAGTCACATGAGGGTTGCCTGCTTTTCCGAAACGGAAGCTGCATTGCAGTTTCTGAAGCAGAACCATGGCACAGCCGTCATTTTTTCCTGTTTCAATCTGCCGGGCCGTGGCGGAACAGCCTTTCTGCGAGCAGCGGAGACCATTGCGCCTCAAGCCGCGCGGGTCATGCTGACCCGGGAAAACTCGGCAGATGCGATCAAGAAGACGCTGAATGAAGCCCATGCCTTCATGTATTTGGAAAAGCCCTGTCAATCGACAGATCTGGCCAGCGCCATGGAAACAGCTCTCTCCCATCATTTTCAGCTCGCCAAGGACCGGGCACTGCTGGAGCGGACACTTGCCGGATCCGTCAAGTTGCTGATCGACATGCTGGCGCTCTTCCACCCGGAAGCGTTCCGGCGCACGAGCACGGTTCGCAAACAGGCCCTGCGGCTGGCCAAACGCCTGGGCATGAAGAAAACCTGGGAACTGGAAATGTCGGTGATGTTGTCACCGCTTGGCGAGGCGTTGCTGCCCAAACAGATCCTTGCCCGCTACCGTGCCGCACGCGGCCTGACCGAGCAGGAGCGCAATATCCTGGACCGGGCACCGGACCAGACCCGGGATCTTTTGAAGAACATACCGCAACTGGAGAAAGTCTCCGAATACCTGTTTCTATCCGGCCGCGGTTTCGACGGCTCGGGTTTCCCAAAGGACGGGCCGACGGGCAAGGAAATCCCGATGATTGCCCGCATCCTCAAGCTCTTGACGGATCTGTGGTACGCAAGCCCGGAAAGCGGACCGGATGCAGCGGCCTTCGAGGCGCTTACCATCAACAAGCGCAAATATGATCCGATGCTGCTGGAGCTGGCCAAGGAAACGCTGATGGACGACGTGCCGGAGGCACGCAAGAAACTTGTTGCCGAATGCTACATCCGCTCTCTCCGGCCAGGCGATGTGCTGATCGACGACGCCTTGACCGAAACCGGTCACGAACTGGTTCTGTCCCGCGGCCATATGCTGACACCCACCACCATCCGGCGGCTGGAACATTTCCACCAGGCCGCAGGCGTTCGCCAACCCATCCGCGTCGAACGCCATTCGGCACCCGAAGAAGCTCTGATCGATACGGCTTGA
- the hemP gene encoding hemin uptake protein HemP encodes MTPTANSQKHRLSLGSSSRATRAFAATPPREQKSELDTRDLFSGQRQIQIRHNDETYRLSITKQGKLILTK; translated from the coding sequence ATGACACCGACCGCCAACAGCCAGAAGCACCGCCTCTCCCTGGGTTCCAGCAGCCGCGCCACGCGCGCCTTTGCGGCAACACCGCCGCGTGAGCAGAAATCGGAACTCGACACACGCGACCTGTTCAGCGGCCAGCGCCAGATCCAGATCCGCCACAACGACGAAACCTACCGTCTGTCGATCACCAAGCAGGGCAAGCTGATCCTGACGAAATGA
- a CDS encoding Rrf2 family transcriptional regulator has product MRLTQQTNYAVRALMYCAVNPDKPSKVADIAASFDMSETHLFKIMKVLVDANLIKTIRGRNGGVMLARPAENISVGEVVRAAEESFLLAECFDSGRKDCPLIMSCGFNGLLHEALEAFMEVLDGKSIADLSEDRFGMRDLLKIEMTKAPIAANA; this is encoded by the coding sequence ATGCGTTTGACACAACAGACAAACTATGCCGTGCGCGCGCTGATGTACTGCGCCGTCAACCCGGACAAACCAAGCAAGGTCGCTGATATCGCGGCCAGCTTCGACATGTCCGAAACCCACCTGTTCAAGATCATGAAGGTTCTGGTCGATGCAAATCTGATCAAGACCATTCGTGGCCGGAACGGCGGGGTCATGCTGGCTCGTCCGGCAGAGAATATTTCGGTTGGCGAAGTTGTCCGCGCCGCCGAGGAAAGCTTCCTTCTTGCCGAATGTTTCGACAGTGGCCGCAAGGATTGCCCGCTCATCATGTCCTGCGGCTTCAATGGCCTGCTGCATGAAGCGCTCGAGGCGTTTATGGAAGTTCTGGACGGCAAGTCGATTGCCGACCTTTCGGAGGACCGCTTCGGCATGCGCGATCTCCTGAAGATCGAAATGACCAAGGCTCCGATCGCGGCCAACGCGTAA
- a CDS encoding LacI family DNA-binding transcriptional regulator has product MKRVTIHDVAETAGVSLATVDRVLNGRPGVRKVTIEKVKQAVEALNYKPDVFAAGLAKKRVYRLHFLIPNGPNAFMEDLTREALSHAETMSGDRMHVHVEPIDAFDGHRVAGTLAILDRSQCDGVAVVAPAFPEVQAAIDRLQDRGVPVVTLVSDHPSSSRQHFVGIDNVAAGRTAGRLLGRFLSRSPAKVAIIAGSLGLRDHAERYQGCRAVIEQDYPHLELLKVREGRDDNARNADLMRKLLAEHPDLAGLYNIGAGNRGTIAALKESGRSQGIVFVGHELTPYTREALQDDVLDAVIAQDPGHEIRSAIRVLKALCDGVPIIEGQERIGIDVFLKDNLPGDLEPSDTAERPV; this is encoded by the coding sequence ATGAAGCGCGTAACGATCCACGATGTGGCCGAAACAGCGGGTGTCAGCCTGGCAACGGTTGATCGTGTCCTCAACGGGCGGCCGGGTGTCCGGAAGGTCACAATCGAAAAGGTCAAGCAGGCGGTCGAGGCGCTCAACTACAAACCGGATGTCTTTGCCGCTGGCCTTGCCAAGAAACGGGTCTACCGCCTGCACTTCCTCATTCCAAATGGCCCGAACGCCTTCATGGAAGACCTGACCCGCGAAGCGCTGTCCCACGCCGAAACCATGAGCGGTGACCGCATGCATGTGCATGTCGAGCCCATCGACGCCTTCGACGGGCACAGGGTGGCCGGTACGCTTGCGATCCTCGACCGCTCGCAGTGCGACGGTGTCGCGGTGGTCGCGCCCGCGTTCCCGGAGGTTCAGGCAGCCATCGACCGGCTGCAGGACAGGGGGGTGCCCGTCGTGACGCTGGTTTCCGATCATCCTTCCTCCAGCCGCCAGCATTTTGTCGGCATCGACAACGTCGCCGCCGGGCGCACCGCCGGACGGTTGCTCGGTCGCTTCCTTTCCAGATCCCCGGCCAAAGTCGCCATCATTGCCGGATCGCTCGGCCTTCGCGATCATGCGGAGCGCTATCAGGGCTGCCGGGCAGTCATCGAGCAGGACTATCCCCATCTGGAATTGCTGAAGGTGCGTGAGGGGAGGGACGACAACGCCCGCAATGCGGACCTGATGCGAAAGCTTCTTGCGGAACATCCCGATCTTGCCGGGCTCTACAATATCGGCGCGGGCAACCGCGGCACGATTGCGGCCCTGAAGGAAAGCGGCCGCAGCCAGGGCATCGTCTTTGTCGGACACGAACTGACGCCCTATACGCGCGAAGCGCTTCAGGACGACGTGCTGGATGCGGTGATCGCGCAGGACCCGGGGCACGAGATCCGCAGTGCCATCCGCGTCCTGAAAGCGCTTTGTGATGGTGTGCCGATCATCGAAGGGCAGGAGCGTATCGGCATCGATGTGTTCCTGAAGGACAATCTGCCCGGGGATCTGGAGCCATCAGACACCGCCGAACGACCTGTCTGA
- a CDS encoding NAD(P)/FAD-dependent oxidoreductase translates to MRDLDVLVLGGGAAGLMCAIEAAKRGRKVLVIDHARNPAEKIRISGGGRCNFTNIHCSPANFLSRNPRFCVSALKRYTQQDFLKLVEKHRISWHEKTLGQLFCDNSAKDIIRMLLSELEAAGGTLQLETDIKAIEKPDDRFSVSTSKGPLRAASLVVATGGPSIPKMGATGFGYDLAKRFGHNVIAPRAALVPLTFSDTNKELCGRLAGVSVDAIVSFQKTSFREGLLFTHRGLSGPSVLQISSYWQEGKPISVNLSPEADVFETLRQARQENPKQDLKTALGGLLPNRLADELSQAFALKGRLADQSDKVLRRAAEQLNRWQLTPVGTEGYRTAEVTLGGVDTKELSSKTMESTKVPGLYFIGEVVDVTGHLGGFNFQWAWASGHAAGQVA, encoded by the coding sequence TGAGGCGGCAAAGCGCGGGCGCAAGGTGCTCGTGATCGACCATGCCAGAAACCCGGCGGAGAAAATTCGCATTTCCGGCGGGGGGCGCTGCAACTTCACGAATATTCATTGTTCGCCGGCTAATTTCCTCTCCCGGAACCCGAGGTTCTGCGTCTCCGCGCTGAAGCGCTATACCCAGCAGGACTTCCTGAAACTGGTCGAAAAACACCGCATTTCCTGGCACGAGAAGACACTCGGCCAGCTCTTTTGCGACAACAGCGCCAAGGACATCATCCGGATGCTGCTGTCCGAGCTGGAAGCGGCCGGCGGCACGTTGCAGCTGGAAACGGACATCAAGGCGATTGAAAAGCCGGACGACCGGTTTTCCGTGTCAACGTCCAAGGGGCCGTTGCGGGCGGCATCGCTTGTTGTGGCGACAGGCGGGCCTTCGATCCCCAAGATGGGCGCGACCGGCTTCGGCTATGATCTGGCCAAGCGCTTCGGCCACAACGTGATTGCCCCGCGCGCGGCGCTGGTGCCGCTGACCTTTTCCGATACCAACAAGGAACTGTGCGGCCGGCTTGCCGGTGTTTCGGTGGATGCGATCGTTTCGTTCCAGAAGACGTCGTTTCGCGAAGGCCTGCTCTTCACGCATCGGGGTCTGTCCGGGCCGTCGGTGCTGCAGATTTCGTCCTACTGGCAGGAAGGCAAGCCCATCTCGGTGAACCTGTCTCCTGAGGCCGACGTTTTCGAAACCCTGCGGCAAGCCCGGCAGGAGAACCCGAAACAGGACCTGAAGACAGCACTCGGCGGATTGCTGCCCAACCGGTTGGCCGATGAGTTGTCGCAGGCGTTTGCCCTGAAAGGCCGTCTGGCAGACCAGTCGGACAAGGTCCTGCGCCGGGCGGCAGAACAGTTGAACCGCTGGCAGCTGACGCCGGTCGGCACCGAAGGCTACCGCACGGCGGAAGTCACGCTTGGTGGCGTGGACACGAAGGAACTCTCCTCCAAGACCATGGAAAGCACGAAGGTGCCGGGCCTCTATTTCATCGGTGAGGTGGTCGATGTCACCGGCCATCTCGGCGGCTTCAATTTCCAGTGGGCCTGGGCGTCCGGTCATGCCGCCGGGCAGGTGGCCTGA